From Acanthopagrus latus isolate v.2019 chromosome 22, fAcaLat1.1, whole genome shotgun sequence, the proteins below share one genomic window:
- the znf292b gene encoding zinc finger protein 292b isoform X1 yields the protein MADEEAEQDRSPENGNTATIEELRQRLQQLQGVVVGESGDSPTQSSSEYCQEFCRTLLEYAGRWRIEEEPLPLVEVYIVALLSYAQASQYLSLQCENVPLVVERLSMSFVELLLSLKEIPDDLWKEFKSSVQFSYSKLQENGIAQLSLLSALGKYDGVWTNKVLQGLLSNENLQTEHVEEFLVQEGLVLLEMRVKQLMKENEMGKALLLAKTCCQSPAFHEKGSFKQMYLVCLCATSEQDQLMDELSKEDCRDALEMICNLESDGDERAALTLCSAFLTRQLLQGDTYCAWELTLFWSKLLKRLEPSAQAFLARCHQMSLLSKTVYHILFLIKVIQSEMDSVGLPVCIEMCIRALRMASDDASLKATVCKTISCLLPTDLEVKRACQLTEFLLEPTVDSYYAVETLYNEPDQKLEEESMPVPNSLRCELLLVFKTQWPFDPEFWDWKTLKRHCLALMGEEASIVSSIDLLNDTEDPEEEEEFLSQDGFKNIPEHLISGTYELKDVTDKRQKNREMKKLREKGFISARFRNWQAYMQYCVLCDKEFLGHRIVRHAQTHLSGGVYSCPICAQTLASKDTLIPHVTLHVKQSCKERLTAMKTNKKLADPKTAAPVIAALKAKTENELYENADSQVQNAGLIRNVQASVSRCNTDGSEDNVCPVGKCRRSFKFFKNLVAHVKAHGDDEEAKTFLEIQSKKVVCQYCRRHFVNVTHLNDHLQVHCGVKPYICIQLNCKASFLSNTELLLHRKTHSVFKARCMFPKCGKTFNEAFKLYDHEAQHYKTFTCKVLDCGKVFHSQQQLDLHLEKHATLEEEILSSEHISQNMQPGPSLIEQMLVNHTPSKQATSQENWNVKLPMSLEGVLKSSQASSETEGGYSVKHEPQNMPFSTSHTSSLNNSVIQPLNSSMSDTDEHRDCFDYLRPHQQNQTVRPREANLGDVSHDCNADIPRGQPQMFLGDVNPRSMSYNSECNIPMPVQQGPMCSSNLLTPSPLQKSTEPAMSQPLPPSVTPQPLSRDRAENSMTSLTCAGPLPGQRERYHCAFETCARHYSSYRSVAKHMKTVHPDFYEQWKVARTKIKITYASAPITSSVGHLSSNASFQHQKDSRVPLHGVQRQNVIQSPPYTYTGTSTKDTALHPQSSSALNQNVSLVMENVLNPIVLSQLGSDTDPGSQNWQAALGSEQNKISGSSQVYPSNMQAMPHVDSTSAALPLCVPSSSMMESRMNRTEESLQSPVTENGSQSVLPSYMSGANDVPPRAENLLQPYTSQMQSSLVSGSRAPEKTKSMQIPSPDSASQKNCVSQPQNGPVISESASENPTRSKRNKRTKWPAILRDGKFVCCRCFRQFNSPKSLGGHLSKRAICKPYDEPELNTDLPASFLDLLNSEQTVGTAQPQIPYTPAAIYQEKPHQSVTNGSTATKEYPTPNYPQDNLLVYGNGESNDDILKQIMTESNMSDLFVHTPAPQPLFQNPYGVSERLPGSSVIQHTENVQLTCENNSNSTALYPHLGIDTFARSEFPDPLLSQSLPENPSTAVPGSVPTNHSDGYRSETTVQILDTDSNQVMQTILPDIQLSPSTSCKQGETERKTSEQDIKKRLREQILAGSQRRNILHHSGNTDPNANSRNPITFGQVCSSSRNSGLHQMSRDAKSDSASEAQVIPVTSGVMKQLLNTQSFTCFRETPTPQQEVLSPTGVRANDAEPEPTQLSASQQQWMTEIQSAFERLDLVREISDQISASIKHNGNTMNSQTVSTKVDIHSSLSSNFVKPYACENENCTFSSMSCEALWKHLSKTHSYTLEMVNVVKKRYGQYAPFKCQKCSKAFTRNSNLRVHYQSAHKLSAKEIADLDMKRREAKAAAFAAIQKQVKAAQSTMAAHSSTENGTHLDSSQDTAKHFCPSEAFVPHTSVDTTNQNVQDDSRYTVIQALQSAMPQANGPPCLSKQVAINRQLIVKPSIEIPKKTKERKPSSGEATSPYRPYRCVHQGCVAAFTIQHNLILHYRAVHQSALSALEVNKEQDQSEGLDEVINHDEDYPEAEIPQISEFRCQVKDCSRVFQEVPNLLQHYLHLHEFSLDKVGNLLSSIKLGKFACGHKGCTASFTAVWKYIGHVKELHKDIKLAKPEQFNGSFKCEIEGCDRSYATKSNMLRHVMKKHQDLYQPKMRSQRTKEDGMKRSSKTVLYPITKTSNGKENIESNKKIVQRGNDTKRVGKAKTNHWTKYGKPSLKTKVEASSMCTKKFPLQYPCMIKGCDSVMKSERSILKHYMGHGLSEKYLEQQRSHFIFCKKFPRQKCRSIRSDDSKSDNTSDLSDNELTADTSQEGGGEYGYSKPILRRRTSAGISPALFESKMSNDESSDGSVVLKRKRGRPRKLIEKIVKRKKIPRTTKTDVVYSKDDESDSSCPAIIQEEVTEQTAPLASFKPMGFEMSFLKFLEQSNKCEHPLTRTVDAPETWRKPSPLNTKDTYVRFSNRQNLKSLSKVRIIIDGAFSGVTHLMLRQLQDMLPTVVLEKTE from the exons ACACTTCTGGAATATGCAGGCCGTTGGAGGATAGAGGAAGAGCCTCTGCCGCTGGTGGAAGTATACATAGTCGCCCTGCTGAGTTACGCCCAGGCCTCTCAATACCTCTCCCTGCAGTGTGAAAATGTTCCTCTTGTGGTTGAGAGGCTCTCAAT GAGTTTTGTGGAGCTTTTGCTCTCACTGAAGGAAATTCCAGATGACTTATGGAAGGAATTTAAATCATCTGTGCAG TTTTCTTACAGTAAGCTTCAGGAGAATGGAATTGCACAgttgtctctgctgtctgctttgGGCAAATATGACGGTGTTTGGACCAACAAGGTCCTGCAAGGTCTTCTGTCAAATGAAAACCTACAGACTGAACACG TTGAAGAGTTCCTGGTGCAGGAGGGGCTGGTCCTGTTGGAGATGAGAGTGAAGCAGTTGATGAAGGAGAATGAGATGGGGAAGGCTCTCCTGCTGGCAAAGACTTGCTGTCAGAGTCCTGCCTTCCATGAAAAAGGATCTTTCAAGCAGATGTACCTCGTCTGCCTATGTGCTACCTCAGAACAGGATCAGCTGATGGACGAG ctttCAAAGGAGGACTGCCGTGATGCTTTAGAGATGATTTGCAACCTGGAGTCGGATGGAGATGAAAGGGCAGCTCTCACCTTATGCTCGGCCTTCCTGACCCGACAGCTTCTCCAGGGAGATACATACTGTGCTTG GGAGCTTACTTTGTTTTGGAGCAAGCTGCTGAAACGATTAGAACCATCAGCGCAGGCCTTCCTCGCCAGATGTCACCAGATGTCCTTACTATCAAAAACCGTGTACCATATCCTGTTCCTCATCAAGGTCATCCAATCAGAG ATGGACAGCGTTGGATTGCCAGTGTGCATTGAAATGTGCATAAGGGCTCTTCGGATGGCATCAGATGATGCAAGCCTCAAGGCCACCGTGTGTAAAACTATTTCCTGTTTACTTCCCACTGACCTGGAAGTGAAACGAGCCTGCCAGCTGACAGAGTTCCTCTTGGAGCCCACAGTGGATTCATACTATGCTGTGGAGACGCTTTACAACGAACCTGATCAAAAACTTGAGGAGGAGAGCATGCCTGTTCCCAACTCACTACGCTGCGAGCTTCTGCTGGTTTTTAAAACCCAGTGGCCTTTTGACCCAGAGTTCTGGGATTGGAAAACACTAAAGCGACATTGTTTAGCTCTAATGGGTGAAGAAGCTTCAATAGTGTCTTCTATCGACTTGCTAAATGATACTGAGGACCccgaagaagaggaagaattcCTCAGTCAGGATGGGTTTAAGAATATCCCAGAACACTTAATCAGCGGCACCTATGAACTAAAGGATGTCACtgacaagagacaaaaaaacagagaaatgaagaaactgagagaaaaaggtTTCATATCTGCTAGGTTCAGAAACTGGCAGGCATACATGCAGTACTGTGTCCTGTGTGACAAAGAGTTTCTCGGCCACAGGATTGTGCGCCATGCACAGACTCATCTGAGCGGTGGCGTATACAGCTGCCCGATATGTGCTCAAACCCTTGCGTCAAAAGACACCTTGATTCCCCATGTGACGTTACATGTTAAACAGTCGTGTAAGGAAAGACTGActgccatgaaaacaaacaagaaattgGCGGATCCTAAAACAGCTGCCCCTGTAATCGCTGCATTGAAGGCAAAGACAGAGAATGAACTTTATGAAAATGCTGATTCCCAAGTTCAGAATGCTGGGTTAATACGAAATGTTCAGGCATCAGTGTCCAGGTGTAACACAGATGGTAGTGAAGACAATGTGTGCCCTGTTGGAAAATGTAGAAGGAGCTTCAAATTTTTCAAAAATCTTGTTGCACATGTTAAAGCCCATGGGGATGACGAGGAAGCAAAGACTTTCCTTGAAATCCAGAGCAAAAAGGTAGTTTGCCAGTACTGTCGCCGCCACTTTGTTAACGTCACTCATCTAAATGATCATTTACAGGTACACTGTGGTGTGAAGCCTTACATCTGTATTCAGCTGAACTGTAAAGCAAGTTTCCTGTCCAACACTGAGCTACTTCtacacaggaaaacacattctgtttttaagGCTAGATGCATGTTTCCAAAATGTGGAAAGACTTTCAACGAGGCCTTCAAACTGTATGACCATGAGGCACAGCATTACAAAACTTTCACCTGCAAAGTTCTGGATTGTGGAAAAGTATTTCAttcacaacagcagctggatTTACATTTGGAGAAGCACGCCACCTTAGAAGAGGAAATTTTATCTTCTGAACACATCTCACAAAACATGCAGCCGGGCCCTTCACTCATTGAACAAATGCTTGTCAATCACACTCCAAGTAAACAAGCGACCTCCCAAGAAAACTGGAATGTAAAGCTGCCAATGTCCTTGGAGGGTGTGCTGAAATCATCACAAGCATCTTCAGAAACCGAAGGGGGATACAGCGTCAAACATGAACCACAAAATATGCCCTTCTCAACCAGTCACACATCGAGTTTAAATAACTCAGTGATTCAACCTTTGAATTCCTCCATGTCTGATACTGACGAACACAGAGACTGTTTTGATTATTTGAGACCACACCAACAGAATCAAACGGTACGTCCTCGTGAGGCTAATTTAGGTGATGTGTCACATGATTGTAATGCAGATATCCCACGAGGCCAGCCACAGATGTTCCTCGGTGATGTAAATCCCAGATCTATGAGTTACAATTCTGAGTGCAACATACCTATGCCAGTGCAGCAAGGGCCAATGTGTAGCAGCAACCTGCTAACACCATCACCACTCCAGAAATCCACAGAGCCAGCAATGTCACAACCACTTCCTCCATCAGTAACCCCACAGCCACTCAGTAGGGACAGAGCAGAGAACTCAATGACATCCTTGACTTGCGCTGGCCCTCTTCCAGGACAGAGGGAGCGATATCACTGTGCATTTGAAACCTGTGCAAGGCACTACAGCTCCTACAGAAGTGTTGCAAAGCATATGAAAACGGTTCATCCAGATTTCTACGAGCAATGGAAAGTTGCTCGAACCAAAATCAAGATAACCTACGCTTCGGCCCCCATTACATCATCTGTTGGACATCTCAGTTCAAATGCCTCATTCCAGCACCAGAAGGACAGCAGAGTACCACTTCATGGAGTTCAGAGGCAAAATGTTATCCAGTCCCCTCCTTATACTTACACGGGTACAAGCACAAAGGATACTGCCCTACATCCCCAGTCTTCATCTGCCCTTAACCAGAATGTTTCCCTTGtgatggaaaatgttttaaatcccATTGTTCTCTCTCAGCTAGGAAGTGATACAGATCCAGGCAGCCAAAACTGGCAGGCAGCCCTTGgaagtgaacaaaataaaatctctgGCTCTTCTCAAGTCTATCCATCCAACATGCAGGCAATGCCACATGTTGATTCAACCAGTGCAGCTCTGCCCCTCTGTGTCCCATCTTCCTCTATGATGGAGTCAAGaatgaacagaacagaagagtCTTTACAGTCACCAGTTACGGAAAATGGGTCCCAGTCAGTGTTGCCCTCATACATGTCTGGTGCAAATGATGTGCCACCACGAGCAGAAAACCTTCTTCAGCCATATACATCACAGATGCAAAGCAGTTTAGTGTCTGGCTCCAGGGccccagaaaaaacaaaatcaatgcaAATTCCCTCTCCAGACAGTGCAAGCCAAAAAAACTGTGTCAGCCAACCTCAAAATGGCCCAGTCATCTCTGAAAGTGCTTCTGAGAATCCAACACGatctaaaagaaataaaaggacAAAATGGCCAGCTATACTTAGAGATGGCAAATTTGTTTGTTGCAGGTGTTTTAGACAATTTAATAGTCCCAAATCACTGGGAGGCCATCTGTCCAAGCGTGCAATCTGTAAACCATATGATGAGCCTGAACTGAACACAGACCTGCCAGCATCGTTTCTTGACCTTCTCAATTCAGAGCAAACAGTTGGTACGGCTCAGCCACAGATCCCTTATACTCCTGCGGCTATTTATCAGGAGAAGCCCCATCAGTCAGTAACAAATGGTTCAACTGCCACAAAAGAATACCCCACTCCTAATTATCCACAAGATAATCTGCTTGTATATGGGAATGGCGAGTCAAACGACGACATTCTTAAACAAATCATGACTGAATCAAACATGTCTGATCTCTTTGTGCATACACCGGCTCCCCAGCCATTGTTCCAAAACCCTTATGGAGTCAGTGAACGTTTGCCAGGGAGCTCAGTCATACAGCATACAGAAAATGTCCAGCTGACGTGTGAGAACAACTCTAATAGTACAGCCCTTTATCCTCATCTAGGCATTGATACATTTGCTCGAAGTGAATTCCCTGATCCACTTCTTTCTCAGAGTCTCCCAGAAAACCCCTCCACTGCTGTACCCGGAAGTGTTCCCACAAACCACAGTGACGGGTATCGCTCTGAGACAACCGTTCAGATACTTGATACAGATTCGAACCAAGTGATGCAAACAATATTACCTGATATTCAACTTAGTCCATCAACAAGTTGCAAGCAAGGTGAGACGGAAAGAAAGACCAGTGAGCAAGATATCAAAAAGCGACTGAGGGAGCAGATTTTGGCTGGTTCTCAACGTAGAAACATCTTGCATCATTCAGGCAACACCGACCCCAATGCTAATTCAAGAAATCCCATAACTTTTGGCCAAGTGTGCAGTTCTTCTCGTAATTCTGGACTTCATCAAATGTCTCGTGATGCAAAAAGTGACTCAGCGAGTGAAGCACAAGTCATTCCAGTAACCTCTGGTGTCATGAAACAactactgaacacacagagcTTTACTTGTTTCAGAGAGACTCCCACACCGCAACAGGAGGTACTGAGCCCCACAGGGGTCAGGGCAAATGATGCAGAGCCTGAGCCCACTCAGTTATCTGCCAGCCAGCAACAGTGGATGACAGAAATTCAAAGTGCGTTTGAAAGGCTTGACTTGGTCAGAGAAATATCTGACCAGATTTCAGCTTCCATCAAACATAATGGCAATACTATGAACAGTCAGACAGTATCAACAAAGGTGGATATACACAGCTCATTGTCGTCAAACTTTGTCAAACCATATGCTTGCGAGAATGAAAACTGCACATTTAGTTCCATGTCATGTGAAGCCCTTTGGAAACACCTCTCCAAAACTCACAGCTACACACTTGAGATGGtgaatgtggttaaaaaaaggTATGGCCAGTATGCTCCTTTCAAGTGTCAAAAATGTAGCAAAGCATTCACACGAAACTCAAACCTCCGTGTTCACTATCAGTCGGCTCACAAATTATCAGCTAAAGAAATAGCAGATCTGGATATGAAGCGCAGAGAGGCCAAAGCGGCTGCATTTGCTGCAATACAGAAGCAGGTTAAAGCAGCTCAAAGTACAATGGCTGCTCATTCATCAACAGAGAACGGAACACATCTGGATTCATCTCAagacacagcaaaacatttctgcccATCTGAGGCATTTGTACCACATACCAGTGTGGACACAACTAATCAGAATGTCCAAGATGACAGTCGTTACACAGTCATTCAGGCTTTGCAGAGTGCCATGCCTCAGGCTAATGGGCCTCCCTGTCTCAGCAAACAAGTTGCTATCAATAGGCAGCTGATAGTGAAGCCAAGCATAGAGATTCCCAAGAAGACAAAGGAGAGGAAGCCCAGCTCAGGTGAAGCAACAAGTCCATACAGACCATATCGCTGCGTTCATCAGGGCTGTGTGGCAGCCTTCACCATCCAGCACAATCTGATCCTCCACTATAGGGCTGTTCACCAGTCTGCTCTGTCAGCACTGGAAGTGAACAAAGAGCAGGACCAGAGTGAGGGACTGGATGAAGTTATAAACCATGATGAGGACTATCCAGAGGCAGAGATCCCCCAAATTTCTGAATTCAGATGCCAAGTGAAAGACTGCTCCCGAGTTTTCCAAGAAGTTCCAAACCTCTTGCAGCATTATCTTCATCTGCATGAATTCAGTCTTGATAAAGTTGGGAATCTGTTGTCCAGCATCAAGCTTGGGAAATTTGCTTGTGGCCATAAAGGATGCACAGCATCCTTCACTGCTGTCTGGAAATATATAGGACACGTCAAAGAACTGCATAAAGATATAAAGCTGGCCAAACCTGAACAATTTAACGGGTCGTTCAAGTGTGAAATTGAAGGCTGTGACCGTTCATATGCCACAAAGTCAAATATGCTGAGACATGTCATGAAAAAGCATCAGGACCTGTATCAGCCCAAAATGAGGAGTCAACGGACAAAAGAAGACGGGATGAAACGGAGCTCTAAGACTGTACTGTACCCAATTACCAAGACAAGTAATGGAAAGGAAAACATCGAGAGCAATAAAAAGATTGTCCAGAGAGGAAATGACACAAAGAGAGTTGGCAAGGCAAAAACTAACCACTGGACTAAATATGGAAAACCTTCACTGAAAACTAAAGTGGAGGCGTCTTCCATGTGCACTAAAAAATTCCCTCTACAATACCCTTGTATGATCAAAGGGTGTGATTCGGTCATGAAGTCAGAGCggagcattttaaaacattacatgGGACACGGGCTGTCAGAGAAGTACTTGGAACAGCAAAGGAGTCATTTCATATTCTGCAAAAAGTTCCCCAGGCAGAAGTGTCGCTCCATCAGGAGTGACGACTCCAAATCAGACAACACCTCTGACCTGTCAGACAAtgagctgacagcagacacCAGCcaggaaggagggggggaataTGGATACTCGAAGCCTATCCTACGCAGAAGGACCTCAGCAGGGATTTCCCCGGCATTGTTTGAGAGCAAGATGTCTAATGATGAAAGTTCTGATGGCTCTGTAGTGCTCAAACGCAAACGAGGACGTCCCAGGAAACTGATCGAAAAAATTGTAAAACGCAAGAAAATTCCACGAACGACCAAGACGGACGTGGTTTACAGCAAGGACGATGAATCAGACTCTTCTTGCCCTGCAATAATCCAGGAGGAGGTGACAGAGCAGACTGCTCCACTGGCTTCTTTTAAACCAATGGGCTTTGAAATGTCTTTCTTAAAGTTCCTGGAGCAGTCAAATAAATGTGAACATCCCTTGACAAGAACCGTTGATGCACCAGAAACATGGAGAAAACCCTCCCCTTTGAACACCAAAGACACCTATGTCCGGTTCAGCAACCGTCAGAATTTGAAATCACTTAGTAAGGTTAGAATAATTATAGACGGGGCCTTTTCAGGTGTCACCCACCTCATGTTGAGACAGCTGCAAGACATGCTGCCCACAGTGGTACTGGAAAAAACTGAGTAA